From the Candidatus Methanomethylicota archaeon genome, the window CATCAAAACCTTGGTAGCGGAGAAATTCAACTTTAAAGAAGGCATTAAAGTGAAAGTTTCAGCGAAAAGGGCAGATAAAAATTTACCTTTCACCTCCATAGATGTAAACCGCGAATTAGGCGCTTATCTTAAGGAAAAGTTTAAGGTTGGCATATCTCTTAAAAATCCTGAAAGAGAAATCTTTGTTGAACTCGCCGATGGAAAAGCTTATATCTTCGACAGAAAGATTAAAGGCTTATATGGTTTACCAGTTGGGGTTTCCGGTAAGGTTTTACATTTATTATCTGGAGGAATAGATTCTCCCGTAGCAGCATGGCTCCTTATGAAACGCGGTTGCGAAGTCGACTTCCTACACTTCCATGCTTTCGAAAAATTCGACGAAGAGAAAAATGCCAAAATTTTGAAGCTGGCAAAAATTCTATCACAATACTGTTTTGGGACCAGAATATTTTTCGTCCCCTTCTACCCATTTCAAGTGGAAGTTGTAGAAGTCCCGCCAAAATATAGGTTAATTATATTCAGGAGATGGATGGTTAGAGTCGCTGAGGAAATAGCCAAGCAACATGGCATAAAAGCCCTTGGAACTGGAGAGAACCTTGCACAAGTTTCCTCTCAAACTCTAGAGAATATGGCTGTAATAAGTCAGGCAACCTCACTACCCATCTTAAGACCATTACTAACATACGATAAAAACGAAATAATTGAACTAGCAAAAAGAATAGGGACATTCCAAATTTCCATAACGCCATACAAAGATTGTTGCACTCTTTTCCTCGCGAAACATCCAGTAACAAAGGCTAATCCCAAGCTTATAGAAAAATTGGAGGAAAGAATTGAGTTAAAATTAGCCATAAACGAAGCTCTAGCAAAAACAGAGGTAGTAGACATCAAAAATAAATAGTTTACTTTAATATTAAACAACTATTGTAATTGCGATACGATTGAAATAATTCCCGTAGTCAACATTTGAAGTGTAAGTGAGTAATCCACTTAAAAAATAACTTCTCACTATGTCTAGAACCTTAAGTCCTCATAAAATTATCAAGAAGACTTCTCACATTCACCATTAGTCTGCAACTCTGATATGAATTCACTCTTAAGTTCACGAAAACTATTCAACTTTTTCATCAAACAGTCCTGAAAAGAAGTGAAATTGAAGCTAAAAATAAACAATGAGAATAAAAAGGGTTTAAAATAGGAAATAGAGTCAAAACTATGTGAAAAATGGCAAAATGGTTATGGAAATTGTTTTGGCGAGCCCGGTGGTGTACAATTAAAAATTAAGTGAGTCCTTTTCTAGACTGTTCAAGAGTATAGTTAATTACTTGTCGAAGAAATTGAACAAAAAGGATTTAAAATGATAAAGAAGTAATATTATAAAAAGATCCAACAGCCATATACACGGTACAAATGCTCACTATGGGTGTGCAAATGAAAAAGCTGATCAATTGGAAATTATTTGGGATTTTGCTTGGAGCAAGTATTTTTAGTATTATAGCAATCATCCCCTATGTTTTGACCTTGCAAGCCAATTTATTGAGCAAACTCCCCATGCCTCTGCATACGTTGCTGTTTCTTCAAATTCTTCAAAATGTGATTTTGTTTTCGATTTTCATTTTCGTTGGCCTATATTTGGCGAAGAGAGTTGGTCTCGGCATGCCAATCTTAGAGAGTTGGTTAGAAGGTAAAGAAGCAAAAACTTATCTTAAATCGATTCTAGGAATATCCATAGGACTTGGAGTGTTGGTAGGAGTTTTACTAATTGGGATTGATTTTTTATTTTCTGTTTTTACTAAACCAATAACCGTTGTTCAAATAATCCTACCTCCACCACCGATATGGCAAGGATTTCTAGCATGTTTTTATGGAGGAATTTGCGAAGAAGTCGCTATGAGGCTCTTTTTCATGACATGGCTAGTTTGGATATTTTGCAAGATTAAGAAAACAAGGGAAGGCAAACCAACCAATCTAGATGTATGGCTGGCCATTATCATAAGTGCTATATTATCTGGGCTTGGTCATTTGCCTATTACATCCGTTTTAATTCCAATTACACCATTGATAGTTGTTCGTGCTATTATCCTGAATGCTCCTGCCGGAATCATTTTTGGATGGCTTTATTGGAAAAAGGGATTAGAATCAGCGATGATTTCTCATTTCTCCGCTGATATAATATTACATGTGGTTTTTCCATTGTTTATTTAAGTCATTAAAGCGCCCCTTCTGCTTGCACCATCGCCTATAGCAAAGGAGAAGTTGTTGCCAAAGGCTATTCAAAGAATCTTTATTTCTTAACTAAATCCATTATCGCCTTCTTAACGAGCTTGCTTATGGTCATTAATATTATTTAAGTTTAAACCCTCCAATAATTTAATTCATGGTTGAAGGGCCTACAGCTAAAGCCTACGCCATCAAGATAAGTAGGGAGTTTAGTGGTGAAATTGTTAAGGACGTTTTAGTTAAAACTTTTAGGAGGGTCCACATCCCATTAACTGAGCTTTTTGGTAAGAGATTTGTGAATGCAGATTCTTTAGGGAAGAATATACTTTTATTCTTTGATGGACTGGCTGTGCGTGTTCATTTAATGATGTATGGAGCAATCCACATCTACAACATCAATGAAGATTTACTTAAACCGAAGAGACTTGTTAGACTCCTTGTGAAAGGGTGTGAAAGGAAGCTTGTAGTTTATAATGCACCAATAGTTGAGATTGATAGAGCTGAAGGACTTGTTGGTAGACTTAAAGGTGAGCTTGGACCAGACCCATTGAGTGGTGATTGGGATAGGGGGAGGGCTATTGAAAATCTATTGAAGTTTAAAGGTGAGAAGGTTGGTGTGGCATTATTGAATCAATCTATAATTGCAGGGGTGGGGAATATTTTGAGGAATGAGATACTATTTAGAGCTGGAGTGAACCCTGAAAGGACTATTGGAAGTTTAACAATGGTAGAGATTGAGAAGATAGTGGATGTATGTGAATCGCTCAGCAAGGAATTTCTTAAAATGAAGATTGAGGGGAAGAGGATTGGGCCGCTCCTCATGGTATACAATAAGTATAATGGGATTTGCAAGGTATGTGGGGGTAAAATAAGGTTCTATATGCAGAAACCCATAAATAGGAAGACTTTCGTATGCACTAATTGCCAAAAGTAAGTGGAAATATTAGTTCACTTCCAGTATTTTGGGGGTTCACTTCTTCTAACCCTTTCTTTAGGTTCCCATGTGAATCTCCAATACCCTCTACCGGGATCTTCAAGTGCTATTTTTAGTTCGCTTATCATTTTATCGCTGAGTAAGACTTCATCTGCAAGTGGGGATATTATGAGATCTGCTTCAACCCACGTTGTTTCAACATCTACCACTACAACCTTCACTTTAACGGATTTTGATGCTATCCAAACTCTTAATGGTCCTCCTGCAGATTCAAATACGCTTTCTTCTAGATCTATTGTTGGAGGCCATAATCCAAGTTGTTCAGCCAATTTTATTGGAACCAATATTTGCGGAGTTTCAGATTCATAACCACTATTTGCTAGAGCACTAGTTTCAATTTCCTTACCATTTCTATTCAGCTTTACCCTCACCCTTACAACCAGTTGAACCACCCCTAACAGCTTTAATCCTACCAATCTTCGTCCTATGATCCCTTATTAAACCAATAAATGCTTTCCTTCCTTCACCCATTTCAATCAACATTATCTTAGATTAACAAGCTTATATTCTTTCACAATAACTAATGCTTACTCCATGTTGGGTGAATTTTCCAGTTCACGTAGGAGCTTTTCCGCGAAATTCCTATCCCCATATGCTTTCACTCGCTTTATGGTTGTATCATATGGATCTATTACCTCCTCCTCTAAGGTTTTGGGGTAATTTGCCTCAGGATCTATTTCATCCAGCATCTGTATTAATAGCTCCCTCTCCTCCTTTGGCATAACCCTACTATCAGTCATTGCAGCAGCCCTCGCATATATCCCCTCATCCAATAAGTATCTTAAAGCTTTGAATGGAAGGCTGTAGAATTCCCCCATAGCTCCAGTTCTCCAAGTAAAACCCTCTGGAGTTGCAGCTTTAAATGATACCCTAACATAAAGTTTATCCTTAAATTCTGCAAGCCTCTTCACATAACTCCTATCACTTCCAAGAATTATCCCATTAGTTTCAAGTATGAAGAGTGGATACCTTGATTCTTTAACGTATTCTAAGAGTTTTATTAGATGCTCCATCCCTATTGTTGGCTCACATCCAGATATGCGTAGCTTACTTATCTTAGGTATCAATTTCCTCCAATAATCCGAGTATACTATCCCCTCCTCAGCCGCCTTGAAGAGTTTCTGTGCAGCTTGCCTTGGAGAATAGAATCTCCCAAACTTCTCAGGGAAATCCCTAGACCAATTCGACCAGCAATAAAAGCATCTCAAACAACAACCAACAGCATACCCAGTGGCAATCCCCCTATAAACTGGAACACAATAGAAATCAGTATACTTCCTCTCCAACCCCTCATCCCCCCACCTAGTAACAATCCTCTCAGTTTCCCTTGCAAGTTTAAGTGGGTCGAATGGCTTAAAATCTGGAGTTAAGAAACGCTGATAACCCTCCATACCTCAATTAAGAATCCACAAAGCTGATTATAAAAATAATTGTAGGCATAGAATTTCACACTCCTTAAAGCCTTTTAACTAATTTTAGGATAACATTTAAAAGAAGCATTTCACCCTTAATATTGTATTGATTGCTGAATATGTCTAAGTTACTTAAATCTATTTACAAGAGAAGGGTTGTATCTTTAACATTACTTAGCATCATTATCATTTTACTGGCTGGTTACACTATCTATACTTGGATAAGCCCAATCTATACTAAGAGGGATCTCATTGGCATTATAAGGATTGAGGGTTACATAGAAGAGCCCATAGTCTTGAAGCGTTGCGTTGATATCATAAATCAAGCCATCTACAATGACAGCATAAAAGCAGTTGTGGTGGTCATTGATTCCGGTGGAGGATATGCAGATTACATTGAGCAGATATATCTTGACCTTATGACCCTCAAGGGGAGGAAACCTCTCGTCGCATCAATAATTTCAGCCCTTTCAGGAGGCTACTATATTGCCGTCGCCGCCAACTACATATTTGCACATCCAACATCCATGGTGGGAAACATAGGCGTAAAAGCCTCCATGCCACCAATACTAATACCCTCAGAAATATACATAGAAACTGGTGCATATAAGTGGACTGGCTTCTCAACACTACTCTTCCCATTCAATTTAAGCAGAGCACTGGACAACTTCATCTCAGCCATTGAGAAGAATAGAGGCGATAAATTGAAGGTTCCACGAGACCATCTCAAGAAGGCACTAATATATCTTGGAACTGAAGCTTTGGAGCTTGGATTGATCGATGAAATAGGCTCACTCCAAAAAGCTGTGGAAAAAGCTGCTAAGATGGCTAATTTAGCAAGATATGAGGTTGTTGAAATTAAACCTAAAAGCATACAAGAATCGACGTTTCAATCCAAATTCGGCGGCTACTCCTCGACGAATACAAGCATACCAACCATGGACATGCTAAATATCCTCCATCCACCACCCGCCATACACTACATCTACCTACCACCGGAAGCCATAATATCATCATCCCATTCAACCCTTCCAGCAGAGTTTAATACCACAATATCCAGTGGTGGAGGAAACGTTGTAATTGACGTTTCACATGGAAATAAAG encodes:
- the thiI gene encoding tRNA 4-thiouridine(8) synthase ThiI; translated protein: IKTLVAEKFNFKEGIKVKVSAKRADKNLPFTSIDVNRELGAYLKEKFKVGISLKNPEREIFVELADGKAYIFDRKIKGLYGLPVGVSGKVLHLLSGGIDSPVAAWLLMKRGCEVDFLHFHAFEKFDEEKNAKILKLAKILSQYCFGTRIFFVPFYPFQVEVVEVPPKYRLIIFRRWMVRVAEEIAKQHGIKALGTGENLAQVSSQTLENMAVISQATSLPILRPLLTYDKNEIIELAKRIGTFQISITPYKDCCTLFLAKHPVTKANPKLIEKLEERIELKLAINEALAKTEVVDIKNK
- a CDS encoding CPBP family intramembrane metalloprotease; amino-acid sequence: MKKLINWKLFGILLGASIFSIIAIIPYVLTLQANLLSKLPMPLHTLLFLQILQNVILFSIFIFVGLYLAKRVGLGMPILESWLEGKEAKTYLKSILGISIGLGVLVGVLLIGIDFLFSVFTKPITVVQIILPPPPIWQGFLACFYGGICEEVAMRLFFMTWLVWIFCKIKKTREGKPTNLDVWLAIIISAILSGLGHLPITSVLIPITPLIVVRAIILNAPAGIIFGWLYWKKGLESAMISHFSADIILHVVFPLFI
- a CDS encoding radical SAM protein yields the protein MEGYQRFLTPDFKPFDPLKLARETERIVTRWGDEGLERKYTDFYCVPVYRGIATGYAVGCCLRCFYCWSNWSRDFPEKFGRFYSPRQAAQKLFKAAEEGIVYSDYWRKLIPKISKLRISGCEPTIGMEHLIKLLEYVKESRYPLFILETNGIILGSDRSYVKRLAEFKDKLYVRVSFKAATPEGFTWRTGAMGEFYSLPFKALRYLLDEGIYARAAAMTDSRVMPKEERELLIQMLDEIDPEANYPKTLEEEVIDPYDTTIKRVKAYGDRNFAEKLLRELENSPNME